In bacterium, one DNA window encodes the following:
- a CDS encoding YIP1 family protein translates to MSGFETIYYTFTKPVVSMKALQGQKPVSWAFFVVLLATISSHVGGVLISPVELNVAKAILTVGLLGRLIFIIGIWIVGTAILHLFAEWFDGEGKVSSLFTALGFCFLPAILITPWSLLIQNTPHTIKFSLYLLFNLIILLWIVKLEIISIREIYQVSNFRAVMILTTPATLIILGVFILILLALVLSFSIIPASFPHSLF, encoded by the coding sequence ATGAGTGGTTTTGAAACAATATATTATACATTTACCAAACCTGTTGTCAGTATGAAAGCACTTCAAGGGCAGAAACCCGTAAGTTGGGCGTTTTTTGTGGTGCTTTTAGCCACTATCAGTAGCCATGTGGGAGGAGTATTAATAAGCCCGGTTGAGCTAAATGTGGCTAAGGCTATCCTCACGGTAGGATTACTGGGAAGATTAATTTTTATCATTGGTATCTGGATAGTTGGAACGGCGATTCTCCATCTATTTGCTGAATGGTTTGACGGAGAAGGTAAAGTAAGTAGTTTGTTCACGGCATTAGGCTTTTGTTTTTTACCCGCAATATTAATTACCCCCTGGTCATTATTAATTCAAAATACCCCACACACAATAAAATTCTCACTCTATCTCCTTTTTAATTTAATCATCCTCCTGTGGATAGTCAAATTAGAAATTATCTCTATCCGTGAGATTTATCAGGTCTCAAATTTTAGGGCAGTGATGATATTAACCACACCTGCTACTCTCATTATTCTTGGTGTTTTTATACTTATCCTCCTTGCCTTAGTGCTGAGTTTTTCCATTATCCCTGCTTCTTTTCCACATTCCCTGTTTTAA